The Hydrogenothermus marinus DNA segment ATATATTTATATGAATACCTGCTATAGGCAAAAATATTTCCAAATTTGCCTCCTGTTTTTCTAAAAATTTATTAAAATATTAGAATATTTTATCAAAATATATAAGGAGGTATATCATACTGGATTTAAAGAATATTCATGTTAAAAATCCAACTGATTATACAATAGGATTTATTGGTGGCGGACAACTCGCAAAAATGGCAGCGCAAGAAGGAAGAAAGTTAGGGTTTAATATTGTGGTTGTTGATCCTACAAAACACTGTCCAGCTTCGATGGTTGCAGATCATATACTAGGGAGTTTTAATAATCCTGAAAAACTGCATCAACTGGATAAAATAGCAGATGTAATTACTTATGAAGTAGAATTTATAGATATAAATATATTAAAAAAAAGTATTGACATTTCTAAAGTATATCCATCTATAAATATATTAGAAATAATTCAGGATAAATATAAGCAGAAAAAGTTTTTATCAAAAGCAGGAATACCTGTGCCATTTTTCAAAGAAGTAAAATCTATAAATGATATTAAACCTTTTATACCAGTTGTGCAAAAGGTAAAAGTTGGTGGATATGATGGTAGAGGAGTTATTATTATAAAAACAGAAAAAGATTTAACAAAAGCGTTAAATAAACCTTCTTACATTGAAGAATTTGTAGAAATAGAAAAAGAGTTGGCTGTAATTGTTGTAAGAGATATACATGGAAATATAAAAACATATCCAGTTGTAGATATGGTTTTTAATAAAGAAGGGAATTTACTTGATTATCTAATAGCTCCAGCAACTTTGGATTCAAAAATAGAAAATCAAGTAAAGGATATAGCATCTTCGGCAGTAGAAGTTTTAGATGGGATTGGTGTTTTTGGAGTTGAATTATTTTTAGATAAAAAAGGTAGAATATTATTAAATGAAATTGCTCCAAGGCTTCATAATTCTGGACATTATACTATTGAAGCTTGTAAAACAAGTCAGTTTGAACAACAGATAAGAATACTTTCTAATTTGCCTCTTGGATCAACTGATCAAATGATACCAGCAATAACGATAAATTTATTAGGAGAAAATGGATTTTCCGGAAATCCAATTTATGAAGGACTAGAAAAAGTTATCAAAATAGATGGTGTATA contains these protein-coding regions:
- a CDS encoding 5-(carboxyamino)imidazole ribonucleotide synthase — encoded protein: MAAQEGRKLGFNIVVVDPTKHCPASMVADHILGSFNNPEKLHQLDKIADVITYEVEFIDINILKKSIDISKVYPSINILEIIQDKYKQKKFLSKAGIPVPFFKEVKSINDIKPFIPVVQKVKVGGYDGRGVIIIKTEKDLTKALNKPSYIEEFVEIEKELAVIVVRDIHGNIKTYPVVDMVFNKEGNLLDYLIAPATLDSKIENQVKDIASSAVEVLDGIGVFGVELFLDKKGRILLNEIAPRLHNSGHYTIEACKTSQFEQQIRILSNLPLGSTDQMIPAITINLLGENGFSGNPIYEGLEKVIKIDGVYIHIYGKRQIFPLRKMGHVTVIDKDINKALEKAKYVKENLKVKGDRKL